The window CAACAGCGCGCGCCACTGCTACGACGAGACACGCCACTGCCGGCTGGGGATCGAGTGGCTGGCGCGCCATGGGCACGACTACACCCAGGTGCCGCAGAACACGCGGATCTACGCCTGGCGCAGCCAGTACGACCCGGCCACGCAATACTGCCTGCTGACCATGGGCAACGAGCTGCACGCCTTTCCCTACCGCCGCCAGCGGCTGGCAGCCTACCGCAGCACCGGCGACCGGCTCTCGGCCGAGTTTATCAGCTACGACATGGCCGACGAGCGCCAGCATGTGGCGTATGGGCGCAAGTGGCTGCCGCAGCTCATGGCCCAGCACGGCATCACCACACCGGTCGATCAGTTTGTCGACCAGACCGTGCAGCTGTGGGAAGCCGAGTATCGTTCGGGCGCGCTGCCGCTGCACCAGGCCGCATAGCTCCACAGCATAGCCCCACACGGCCAGGCACCCGGCAAACACACAGCCACTGCGTACGGCCAATCAGGTAAGGTGCGAGGGCAGCGTGAGCAGAATCTACAGCGAAACCTTCGACGATGGGCCAGGCGGCTGGTTCGGCTGGATCAGCAACGCGGCCGGGCCCAAGCCGCTCGAGATCCGCGACGGCTATGCGCTGAGCCGCAGCCCATGGTGGATCGACTACAACCACGCCCCGCCCGGCGCCGGCTACCTGCACCTGCTGTTCATGCTCAACACGCGCGCCAGGGCCAGCGAGCACCAGCGCGAGGTCGAAGGCGAAAACCGCTTTGTGGCCGGGCGATACCCCACCGATTTCAGCAATGCGCGCATCACCCTGCGGCTGAAGGGCGAGCTCGAGGCCAGGGGCGCGCAGCTGGTGCTGCTATGCCAGGCGGTGCAGGACGGCATCTGCTCGGGCTGGCTGCTGGCCGGCCAGCCCTTCCAGATCACGCCCGACTGGAGCGAGCAGAGCGTGAGCGCCACGCTCGATCCCACGCAGTGGATCTGCCTGGGGGCGCGGCACGATCGCGGCGATTTCTATGGCGAGATCGCGCTCGAGACGGTGCTGCGCGATGTGAACACCAACATTCTGCTGGTGCTGCACCCGCTCGAGATCGTGCCGATGGGGCCGCTGGCCGGCGACCCGCACCGCCTGCGGCCCGAGCGTGACTACCCGGTGTGGCGCGGGCGGCTGCCCGAGGGCTATGTGCAGCTCGATCAGGTACAGATCGCATTCGACCCATAAGGCATGGTACGTATGAATCCGATCAATCTGGCCGATTTCGAAGCGCTGGCACGCGAGCGCATGACCCGCCTGGCCTGGGATTACTTCGAGGGCGGGGCCGAAGACGAGTACAGCGTCGCCGAGAACCGCGCGGCCTTCCGCCGGATCACGCTGCGCCCGCGCGTGCTGGCCGACGTGGCCACGCGCGATCTGAGCACCAGCGTGCTGGGCCAGCCGATCGCGCTGCCGGTGCTGCTGGCGCCGACCAGCCACCAGAGCCTGGCGCACCCCGAGGCCGAGTTCGCCACCCTGCGCGGCGCGGCTGCGGCCGGCACGATCGCCACGCTCGGCACCGGCAACCACTTCAGCGTCGAAGAGGTCAGCGCAGCAGTCAGCCACCCTTTCTGGTTCCAGATGTACTGCTACGAAAGCCGCGCCATCACCGAGCGGATCATCCGGCGGGCCGAGGCGGCCGGCGCGCGCGCACTGGTGGTCACGGTCGATGCGACCTTCGCGCCCCGGCGTGAGCGGCACATTCGCAGCAACTTCGTGCTGCCGCCCGAGGTCGAACTGCGCAACCTGGTGGGCGTGGGCCTGCGCGATCAGCTGCTCGAGCCGGCGCACGGCGGTATGCCGGCGTTCATCGCCAGCCTGCGCAACATGCTGCTGACATGGGATGAGATCGACTGGATGCGCAGCGTCACCAGCACGCCGATCGTGCTCAAAGGCATCATGACCGCCGAGGACGCGCTGCTGGCGGCCGAGCACGGCGTAGACGCAATCATCGTGTCGAACCACGGCGGCCGCCAGATCGACGGCACGCTGGCAACGATCGACGCGCTGGCCGAGATCGCCGACGCACTGGCCGGGCGGATTGAGGTGCTGGTGGATGGCGGCATTCGCCGCGGCACCGATGTGCTCAAGGCGCTGGCGCTGGGCGCGCGCGCGGTGCTGATCGGCCGGCCATACCTGTGGGGCCTGGCCGTCGGCGGCGCCGGCGGCGTCCAGCAGGTGATCGAACTCCTGCGCGCCGAGATCGTCTCGGCGATGGAGCAGTGCGGCCAGGCCGACGTGAAGACGATCGGCCGCAGCCTGGTGACGAGGGGATGAGACACGAGACACGAGACGATCTCCTTGTCTCCCTGCCTCCTTGCCTCCGGCTAAAGGAGGAACACTATGGCCCAGCTACGCATGGCGATCCTCGGCTCGGGCTACATGGGCCGGACATACGCCGAGTGCATCAGCAAGTTTAACACCCGCGTGCGCCTGGTGGCGGTGGCGGGCGGCACGCGCGCGCCTGGCCTGGCCGCCGACTACGGCGCGGCCTTCGTGCCGAGCTACGCCGAGCTGCTGGCGCGGCCCGACATCGACGCGGTGCTGATCGCCACACCGCACGCCGACCACCGCGACCAGGTGATCGCCGCAGCGGCCGCCGGCAAGCACGTGCTGGTCGAGAAGCCCATGGCCACCTCGGTAGCCGACTGCGACGCCATGATCGCGGCCTGCCGCCAGGCCGGCGTGGTGCTCGAGGTGATCCAGACCCTGCGCTTCCGCGGTACGCCCGCGCGCGCCAAACAGCTGATCGACCAGGGCCGGATCGGCAAGGTACGCATGATCCAGGGCCGCTCGCTGGTGCGCGACTACGCGGTGGCGGCGGGGTCGTGGGCCGGCCGGCCCGAGCACGGCGGCGCATTCCTCGATATGGGCGTACACAACTTCGACATTATGCGCTTCTGGAGCGGCTCGGAGGCCCGGCGCGTGTTTGCGCATGTGACAACCTATGGCGACGCGCCCTACGCCCGGCTCAGCGCCATGGTGCAGATCGGGTTTGCCAACGGTGTGGCCGCGCAGCAATGGACCTCGCACGAAGTGCCGGCGCAAAGCCTGACTGGCAGCCAGCATATGTATGTGGTGGTGGGCGAACGCGGCGCGCTTGAGATCGACGGCTACGGCCAGCTGCTGCTCAGCACGCCTACCAGCACCGAGCTGATCTGGCAGCAACCCAGCTTCGACTTCGTCAACCACCCGCTCGACCCGCTGCGGCTCGCGGCCTTCGCCGCGCAGACCCAGGCCTTCGCCGACGACGTGCTCGACGGCCGGCCGCCGACGGTGCCTGGCGCCGAGGGCCGCGCCGCCGTGGCGATCGTCGAGGCGGCGGTGCGCTCGGCCGCGAGCGGCCAGGTAGCCGAGCTCTAGCAGCCTGCCAGAGTGCTCAACACGCGCAGTGCAAAGCGGGAGATTGGGACACAGCTCTACATTCCGCAGGATTGCTATAACACACGACGCACGCGGTGCATCGCGTTTCGGGCAGATTCTGCCTGCGGCAGAGCGGTACTATATCTTTTTTTGGGTTTCGGTGTTTGCGCTCTGCGAGCGCAAACACCGAAACCCATAGAACAGAAACGTACCATGCTGCCGACTACGTACGTCGTGTAACATAGGAGTAGCAGGCGAGCACCTATGAGCAAAGCCACAGCCATTATCATCGGCGGCGGCGTGACCGGGCTTAGCACGGCCTACCACCTGGCGCGCAAGCAGTTCGGGCGCGTGATCGTGCTTGAGCAAGGCCTGGTCGGCGCCGGATCGAGCAGCCGCGCGGCCGGAATCATCACCGGGCTGCTGTGGAGCGAGACCGGCGTGCGGGCGCGGAAGCTGAGCCTGGCGCGCTTCCGCGAGCTGTCGGACGAACTCGACGGCTACCAGTTCCAGGCGACCGGCTGCCTGAACCTGTTCGACCCGCCGGCGTGGCCCGCGCGCGCGGCGCTGCTGCCGCTGTACGACCGGCTGGGCGCGCCCTACGAGATCCTCGACGCCGCCGAGATGCGCCGGCGCTGGCCCGACCTGCACCCGCGCGACGAGTGGATCGGCCTGTTCGACCCGCTGGGCGGCTACAGTGAGCCCGACGCATACCTGCCGGCGCTGGCGCGCGCCTGCCGCGCACTGGGCGTCGAGATCCGCGAGCGCCAGCCGGTGGCCGATTTTGTGCTGCGCGGCGGGCGGGTGGCCGGCGTGATCACCGGCGCCGAGACGATCGCGGCCGACGCGGTGGTATGCACGGTGTATGCCTGGACCAACCTGCTGCTTGGGCGCGCCGGCATTCAGCTGCCGGTCAAGGCCTTCGTACACCAGCGCTATGTGACTGAGCCATTGGCGCAGCCGCTCGACATCCCAGCCGTGAATGCCAACCCGCTGGGCGGCTACATCCGCCCGGCAGCCGGCGGGCGCATGCTGGCCGGGATCGAGACCGCCGAGCGCGCCGAGTACCGCGTGGCATCGCCCGGCTTCGATATGGCGTCGCTGTCGGCGCCGGCCGAGCTGAAGCAGCGCATCAAGGCCGACTTCACGCCCTACGTGCCGGCGCTTGGCCCGGCCGCCTGGGCGATCGACAAGGTCGGGCTGCTGACCTTCGCCATGGACGGCGAGCCGATCCTCGGGCCGCTGCGGCAGATCGCCGGCCTGTACGTCGGCGTCGCGTTCCACTCGGGCGGCTTCGCCTACAACCCGGCCAGCGGCATGCTGCTGGCCGAGTTCGTGGCCGACGGGCGCACCAGCGTCGATCTAGCGGCCTTTGCGCCCGAGCGCTTTAGCCTGGCCGAGACAACGGCGTACCTGGCCGAGACGCTGGAGCAGAAGCACGTGGTGCGGCGGCGGCACTAGTACCACGTTCCAGAGGTTCGTTACAGGTTGCAGGTTGGCAGGTTGGCAGGTTGCAGGTTGCAGGTTGGCAGGGTTGCAGGGTGCAGGGTGCAGGGTTGCAGGTTGCAAGTTGCAGGTTGCAGGTTGGCGAGGTTGCAAGTTGCAAGTTGCAGGTTGCAGGTTGCACGTTGACGGGTGGCAGGCGGCAGAGCGGTATCTCGTACGAGGTGGTGGCGCTGCCGCTGGTGGGCTAGAGCAGAGGAGCAACTATGGACACTGTTCGGGTCGGGATCGTCGGCTCGGGCTTCATGGGCCGTACCTACGCCGAGGTGCTGGCGCGCCACGCGCGCGGCGCGCGCCTGGTGGCGGTCGCACTCGGCCGGCGCGCCGGGCAGCTCGCGGCCGACTATGGCGTAGTGGCCGAGCCGACGATCGAGGAGCTGGTGGCACGGCCCGATATCGACGCGCTGATCCTGGCCACGCCCGAGCAGATCCGGCTGCCGCAGGTGATCGCGGCCGCGCGCGCCGGCAAGCACGTGCTCAGCGAGAAGCCGCTCGCACCCGACGTGGCGCAGGCCGACCAGATGATCGCGGCCTGCCACGCCGCCGGTGTGACCCTGATGGTCTGCCAGACCGCGCGCTACCGCGGCACGCTCGCGCGCGCCAAGCAGCTGGTCGACCAGGGCCGGATCGGCAAGGTGCTGCAGATCCGCAGCTATGCGATGGGCACACGCCAGGATTTTGCCGACTTCGTCAAGCTGAAGCCGTGGATCGTCGACCCGGCCGGCGGCAGCTTCTTCTACGACCAGGCCGTGCATAACTTCGACTTCATGCGCTGGCTGATCGGCAGCGAGGTTGAGCAAGTGTTCGCGTACGTCACCACACAGACGGGCATGGCCTGGCCGGGGATGACGATCATGGCCCAGCTGCGCTACACCGGCGGCGCGCTGGCGCAGCTGAACCTATGCTTCGAGCTGCCCGACGCCGAGTTCCCCGAGCACACCACGCGCTTCCAGATCGTTGGCGAGCAAGGGCTGCTCGACCTCGACATGTATACCAGCCTGCGGCTCGGCCAGCAGCGCACCTGGCAGACGATCTGGCAGCAGCCGGCGATCGACTATGTCAACGAGCCGAACTCGCCCATCCGGCTGGCGGCGCACGCCGCAATGGTGCAAGAATTCATCGACAGCCTGCGCGAAGGGCGCGCGCCGGCCATCTGCGGCGAAGACGGCCGCGCGGCGGTCGAAACATGCGAGGCGTGCATGATCTCGGCCCGCACCGGCCAGGCGGTGCGCCTGCCGCTCGGGGCGGCGTGAGATATTCTCTAGCGATTTTCTCAACCGTTGAGCAGCCGACGGTCCTCACCCCAACCCCCGCCCAAATTGGGAGCGGGGAGTCGCCGCAGCGACGGGGGTGAGGGATGTACCACACTCAATCGATGTGCAAATTGCTATAGGATCACGGGCCTACAAATTGTCAGCGGCGGCCACAGCCGCCTAGGAGGGACACATGAACGCAAGCCGGCAGTCAGCTCTGTTACGTGTGCTCGCGACCACAATCGCGATCGTGCTGGTGGCCAGTTGCGGCGGCACGCCCGAACCACAGGTGCGCGTCGAGCAGCAAACCGTCGTCGTCCCACAGCAGATCAAAGAGACCGTGGTGGTCGAGCAGCAGGTGGTTGTGACGCCCACGCAGGCACCGCGCGCCGCGCTGGTCGAAGACATCGCCGCCCGGCCCGACGGCACACCGGCCCCGCCCGACAAGCAGGTATTGCGCTGGGACTACCCCGGCGACTTCTTCCCCGACCCGATCGGCCAGAGCAACTGGCTCGACCAGGATCTGATGTTTGCCGGCCTGACCGCGCTGAACCTCGACGGCACGGTGCGCCCAGACATCGCCGAGAAATGGGAGGCGAGCGCCGATGGCAAAACCTGGACCTTCCACCTGCGCAAAGACGCCAAGTTCTCAGACGGCAGCCCGATCACCGTCGACGACGTGCTGTTCAGCTTCAACGCGCTGCTCGACCCCAAAGGCAGCACCGACCCGCTCTACCGCTCGCCGTTCCGGATCATCGCCGGGTATAAGGACTTCGCCGACGGCAAGACCAGTGCGCTGGCCGGGCTCAAGGCCAGCGATGCCAGCACGGTGCAGTTCACGCTCGACGTGCCGACCCCGCACTTCCCAGCCATCCTGGCCCCCTATGGCGGCAAGATCGCCTCGAAGAAGAACGTGACCGAGGGCGGCGAAAAGTGGTGGCTCAAGCCGGTCAGCTCGGGGCCGTGGAAGGCCGCCACATTCGAATTTGGCGAGCGGGACTACATGGAGCTGGTGCCGAACGAGAACTACGTCACCGGCCCGCAGCCCAAGCTCAGCCGGCTGATCATCAACCGCACCACCGACGCCTCGACCATGATGACACGCTACGAGAATGGTGAGATCGACGTGGCCTACTACCCACCGCCGGCCGATGTCGCGGCCGCGCTGAAGGGCAGCCCGCTCAAGGCCGATCTGGTCGGCAACGTGGCGCCTGGGCAGTTCTTCTTCTACTTCCGCCACGACCGGCCGCCGTTCGACGACCCCAAAGTGCGCCAGGCCTTCAATATGGCGCTCGACATGGACAAGCTCTCGCGCGTGGTGCTGCAGGGCACGCTCACGCCCATGAAATCGCTCATCCCGCGCGGCACGGCGTGCTGGCAAGAAGCGAGCAACTGGCCGGCGTTCGACCCCGAGAAAGCCCGCGCGCTGCTGGCCGAGTCGAAATATGGCGCCGACATCCCATCGGTGCGCATCCTCGTGTCCGAGGTGCTAGGCGCGCCCTCGATCGGGCGCTGGACGCGCGTAGCCTCGGCGATGGCCGAGATGTGGCAAGAGAACCTAGGCCTGCCGATCAGCTTGCAAAATACCGAGTTCGAGTTCGAGGCCACCAAGGACGGCGCGGCGCAGATCTTCCGCTCGAGCGCCAGCCCGCTGTTCCTCGACCCAGCCGCCATGACGGCGTGGTTCGGCCAGGGCGCCGCCACGGCCGAGCAGTTCAAGTATAGCAACCCCGAGGTGCAGAAGCTGCTGGCCGATGCCGACGTGGCTACCGACCAGAGCGCGCGCTGCGGGCTGTACCAGCAGGCCGACAAACTGCTGATCGGCGACGGGATCTACGCGGCCGCGTGGGGCCTGAACAACTGGGCCTTCGCCAAACCGTACGTGCGCGGGATCTCGATGAAGACATCGTGGCAGTTCCACCTGTCGGTGCCCGAGATCTACATCGCCGAATAGCGGTACTTTCCTTTGTATTTGTGTGTTTGCCGCGCTTCTGCGCGGCAAACACACAGAAGATCGGGAAGCCTATGCTGAGCTATCTTGTGCGCCGGCTGCTGGCGTTCATCCCAACCGTGCTGCTGATCACGTTCTTCACCTTCGCGGTCGGTTTCTACGGGCCGGGCGACCCCATCCGCGTGCTGATGCGCGAACAGTGGAACGACGAGGAGACCTACCAGCTGCTGCGGCACAAGTATGGCTTCGACCGGCCGTTCCTGGTGCAGTACGGCGACTATATCTGGAAGAGCGCGCAGGGTGATTTCGGCCGCTCGGTGCTGCGCAAGCTATCGGTGCGCGACCTGATGCTACCGGCGCTGGGCGTGACGGCCCAGATCGGCCTGGCCGCGCTGGCGATACTGGCGATCGGCGGCATCGCACTCGGCATTCTGGCGGCCTACTGCCAGAACAGCTGGCTCGACTACACGATCGTGGGCGTCAGCATCTTTCTGCAGAGCATCCCGCCGTTCG of the Candidatus Kouleothrix ribensis genome contains:
- a CDS encoding alpha-hydroxy-acid oxidizing protein; amino-acid sequence: MVRMNPINLADFEALARERMTRLAWDYFEGGAEDEYSVAENRAAFRRITLRPRVLADVATRDLSTSVLGQPIALPVLLAPTSHQSLAHPEAEFATLRGAAAAGTIATLGTGNHFSVEEVSAAVSHPFWFQMYCYESRAITERIIRRAEAAGARALVVTVDATFAPRRERHIRSNFVLPPEVELRNLVGVGLRDQLLEPAHGGMPAFIASLRNMLLTWDEIDWMRSVTSTPIVLKGIMTAEDALLAAEHGVDAIIVSNHGGRQIDGTLATIDALAEIADALAGRIEVLVDGGIRRGTDVLKALALGARAVLIGRPYLWGLAVGGAGGVQQVIELLRAEIVSAMEQCGQADVKTIGRSLVTRG
- a CDS encoding Gfo/Idh/MocA family oxidoreductase, whose amino-acid sequence is MAQLRMAILGSGYMGRTYAECISKFNTRVRLVAVAGGTRAPGLAADYGAAFVPSYAELLARPDIDAVLIATPHADHRDQVIAAAAAGKHVLVEKPMATSVADCDAMIAACRQAGVVLEVIQTLRFRGTPARAKQLIDQGRIGKVRMIQGRSLVRDYAVAAGSWAGRPEHGGAFLDMGVHNFDIMRFWSGSEARRVFAHVTTYGDAPYARLSAMVQIGFANGVAAQQWTSHEVPAQSLTGSQHMYVVVGERGALEIDGYGQLLLSTPTSTELIWQQPSFDFVNHPLDPLRLAAFAAQTQAFADDVLDGRPPTVPGAEGRAAVAIVEAAVRSAASGQVAEL
- a CDS encoding FAD-binding oxidoreductase, whose translation is MSKATAIIIGGGVTGLSTAYHLARKQFGRVIVLEQGLVGAGSSSRAAGIITGLLWSETGVRARKLSLARFRELSDELDGYQFQATGCLNLFDPPAWPARAALLPLYDRLGAPYEILDAAEMRRRWPDLHPRDEWIGLFDPLGGYSEPDAYLPALARACRALGVEIRERQPVADFVLRGGRVAGVITGAETIAADAVVCTVYAWTNLLLGRAGIQLPVKAFVHQRYVTEPLAQPLDIPAVNANPLGGYIRPAAGGRMLAGIETAERAEYRVASPGFDMASLSAPAELKQRIKADFTPYVPALGPAAWAIDKVGLLTFAMDGEPILGPLRQIAGLYVGVAFHSGGFAYNPASGMLLAEFVADGRTSVDLAAFAPERFSLAETTAYLAETLEQKHVVRRRH
- a CDS encoding Gfo/Idh/MocA family oxidoreductase, whose protein sequence is MDTVRVGIVGSGFMGRTYAEVLARHARGARLVAVALGRRAGQLAADYGVVAEPTIEELVARPDIDALILATPEQIRLPQVIAAARAGKHVLSEKPLAPDVAQADQMIAACHAAGVTLMVCQTARYRGTLARAKQLVDQGRIGKVLQIRSYAMGTRQDFADFVKLKPWIVDPAGGSFFYDQAVHNFDFMRWLIGSEVEQVFAYVTTQTGMAWPGMTIMAQLRYTGGALAQLNLCFELPDAEFPEHTTRFQIVGEQGLLDLDMYTSLRLGQQRTWQTIWQQPAIDYVNEPNSPIRLAAHAAMVQEFIDSLREGRAPAICGEDGRAAVETCEACMISARTGQAVRLPLGAA
- a CDS encoding peptide ABC transporter substrate-binding protein, yielding MNASRQSALLRVLATTIAIVLVASCGGTPEPQVRVEQQTVVVPQQIKETVVVEQQVVVTPTQAPRAALVEDIAARPDGTPAPPDKQVLRWDYPGDFFPDPIGQSNWLDQDLMFAGLTALNLDGTVRPDIAEKWEASADGKTWTFHLRKDAKFSDGSPITVDDVLFSFNALLDPKGSTDPLYRSPFRIIAGYKDFADGKTSALAGLKASDASTVQFTLDVPTPHFPAILAPYGGKIASKKNVTEGGEKWWLKPVSSGPWKAATFEFGERDYMELVPNENYVTGPQPKLSRLIINRTTDASTMMTRYENGEIDVAYYPPPADVAAALKGSPLKADLVGNVAPGQFFFYFRHDRPPFDDPKVRQAFNMALDMDKLSRVVLQGTLTPMKSLIPRGTACWQEASNWPAFDPEKARALLAESKYGADIPSVRILVSEVLGAPSIGRWTRVASAMAEMWQENLGLPISLQNTEFEFEATKDGAAQIFRSSASPLFLDPAAMTAWFGQGAATAEQFKYSNPEVQKLLADADVATDQSARCGLYQQADKLLIGDGIYAAAWGLNNWAFAKPYVRGISMKTSWQFHLSVPEIYIAE